The following proteins are encoded in a genomic region of Desulfosporosinus youngiae DSM 17734:
- a CDS encoding BMC domain-containing protein, whose amino-acid sequence MIHAIGLVEFTSIAQGIECADIMTKTADVTILAAKTICPGKYIVLVSGDVSGVQQSVDAGIDIGAETVVDSFVIPNVHPSILPAISRANTLNDIKALGIIETFSVASLIEAADAALKAGDVEPVLIHLAFGIGGKSYTLLTGEVASVKAAVEEGSAIAGKKGLLIRQVIIPRPSRQLIESLV is encoded by the coding sequence ATGATCCATGCCATAGGGCTGGTCGAATTCACAAGTATCGCCCAAGGAATTGAATGCGCCGATATCATGACCAAGACAGCCGACGTGACTATTTTGGCAGCGAAAACCATCTGTCCCGGCAAATATATCGTCTTGGTGAGCGGAGATGTATCGGGAGTACAGCAATCTGTTGATGCCGGCATCGACATAGGAGCGGAGACCGTGGTGGATTCCTTCGTGATTCCCAATGTTCATCCCTCCATATTACCTGCTATCAGTCGGGCCAACACCTTAAACGATATCAAAGCCTTAGGGATTATCGAAACGTTTAGCGTTGCTTCCCTAATTGAAGCCGCAGATGCCGCCCTAAAAGCGGGAGATGTCGAGCCCGTGCTTATTCATTTGGCCTTTGGCATTGGCGGCAAGAGCTACACCCTTCTCACCGGAGAAGTAGCCTCCGTGAAAGCGGCGGTAGAAGAAGGAAGTGCCATTGCCGGCAAAAAGGGACTCCTCATCCGCCAGGTGATCATCCCCAGACCCTCCAGGCAGCTTATTGAAAGCCTGGTTTGA
- a CDS encoding cupin domain-containing protein gives MGRFISAAVLRDLAKSDKNIVLEEDSVLTPSAKDLAKELGLTIIKGRQEIIGRSVSAQKQKEVTQKPVKSEPVILKDDLKAAVQKILGEVLKPACENPKATHVKGETIVVQPFPEAPPGQKVGLLDVIDSRVGNLACGFMTFDHSRLPWFLNYDEVDYIIEGDFVLEVEGNVFHAKAGDVVYIPKGSQVVFSSPTFCKVFYATYPANWADFCE, from the coding sequence ATGGGACGATTTATTTCGGCAGCCGTGCTGAGAGATTTGGCAAAATCAGATAAAAATATAGTTTTAGAAGAAGATAGTGTGCTGACTCCCTCTGCTAAAGATCTGGCCAAAGAGTTAGGTCTTACAATTATCAAAGGGAGGCAGGAAATCATCGGCCGGAGTGTAAGCGCACAGAAACAGAAAGAGGTTACTCAAAAACCTGTAAAATCTGAACCGGTTATCCTAAAGGATGACCTTAAAGCAGCGGTGCAAAAGATTCTTGGAGAGGTTCTCAAGCCGGCTTGTGAAAACCCCAAAGCGACTCATGTTAAGGGAGAAACCATAGTCGTGCAGCCCTTTCCGGAAGCTCCTCCCGGTCAAAAAGTCGGACTCCTTGATGTGATTGACTCACGAGTAGGTAACCTGGCATGTGGGTTTATGACGTTTGACCACTCAAGATTGCCTTGGTTTTTAAACTATGATGAAGTGGATTACATTATTGAAGGAGATTTTGTCCTTGAAGTTGAGGGTAATGTATTCCACGCCAAAGCAGGAGATGTGGTCTATATCCCGAAGGGAAGCCAAGTCGTCTTCTCTTCTCCAACGTTTTGCAAAGTTTTTTATGCTACTTATCCAGCGAACTGGGCTGATTTTTGCGAATAA
- a CDS encoding ethanolamine ammonia-lyase subunit EutB — translation MILKAKVYNKIFAFQNLKEVLAKANEEKSGDELVGIAAKSASERVAAKLVLSNLTLEDIYNNPVIPYEEDEVTRAIYDGLNLRIYQEIKGWTVGYLREHILDYKTTGEKLAHISRGLTSEMIAAVVKLMSTMDLVFGAKKMRVQSHCNTTLGIPGTLAFRCQPNHPTDSVEGMLASLKEGLSYGSGDAVIGINPVEDNVETVSRLLDTVKNFMIKWEIPTQNCVLAHVTTQMKAIEKGAPVDLVFQSIAGTQKANDAFGVNKAILDEAFALAQRQGTATGPNLMYFETGQGSEVSLDAHLGVDMVTLEARTYGYARGYRPFMTNNVSGFIGPETIYSGREVIRADLEDLFMGKLHNLPMGNAPCYTNHMKADQNDQEMGTLLCAMAGSNFFMGVPGGDDVMLSYQDTSFHDDATTREILGLRPLPEFEQWLEKMGILEDGHLTERAGDPSIFDK, via the coding sequence ATGATTTTAAAAGCAAAAGTTTATAATAAAATTTTTGCCTTTCAAAACCTCAAAGAAGTTTTAGCTAAGGCCAATGAAGAGAAGTCCGGAGATGAACTGGTCGGGATTGCCGCGAAATCGGCTTCCGAGCGGGTAGCTGCTAAGTTGGTCCTGAGTAACCTTACCCTTGAGGATATTTACAATAATCCGGTTATTCCCTATGAAGAGGATGAAGTCACCCGAGCGATCTACGACGGCCTTAATTTAAGAATCTATCAAGAGATTAAAGGCTGGACGGTCGGGTATTTGCGCGAGCATATCCTGGATTATAAGACCACGGGAGAAAAGCTGGCTCATATTAGCCGGGGACTAACCAGTGAAATGATTGCTGCGGTGGTCAAGCTGATGTCCACGATGGACCTGGTTTTTGGGGCGAAGAAGATGCGTGTTCAGTCACACTGCAATACCACTCTTGGTATACCGGGAACTCTGGCTTTCCGGTGCCAGCCCAATCACCCTACAGATAGCGTTGAAGGGATGCTGGCTTCTCTTAAAGAGGGATTGTCTTATGGTTCCGGAGATGCAGTCATCGGGATCAATCCGGTGGAAGATAATGTAGAGACAGTCAGCCGCCTCCTGGATACAGTAAAGAATTTCATGATCAAATGGGAAATCCCGACTCAAAACTGCGTTTTAGCCCATGTAACTACACAAATGAAAGCCATTGAAAAAGGCGCTCCTGTTGATCTGGTTTTCCAAAGTATTGCCGGAACTCAAAAGGCAAACGATGCTTTTGGAGTTAACAAAGCCATACTTGATGAAGCCTTTGCTTTAGCACAGCGCCAAGGTACTGCCACAGGGCCTAATCTGATGTACTTTGAGACAGGTCAGGGTTCGGAGGTCTCTCTCGACGCTCATCTCGGTGTCGATATGGTGACCTTAGAAGCAAGAACTTACGGCTATGCACGCGGGTATCGCCCTTTTATGACGAACAATGTTTCAGGGTTTATCGGACCGGAGACCATCTATTCCGGGCGGGAAGTAATCAGGGCAGATTTGGAGGATCTATTCATGGGTAAGCTGCATAATTTACCCATGGGAAATGCACCTTGTTATACTAACCATATGAAAGCGGACCAGAATGATCAGGAAATGGGAACCCTTCTCTGCGCCATGGCAGGTTCGAACTTCTTCATGGGAGTTCCAGGCGGTGACGATGTTATGTTAAGTTATCAGGATACCAGTTTTCATGATGATGCAACGACACGGGAAATTTTAGGTTTACGACCCCTTCCTGAGTTTGAGCAATGGTTGGAAAAGATGGGGATTTTAGAAGACGGTCACTTGACAGAGAGAGCCGGAGACCCATCCATTTTTGATAAATAG
- the eutC gene encoding ethanolamine ammonia-lyase subunit EutC has product MAAANKEVERVIIQSVMEELARKGLLSQKGKDHMMSAAMMDTPIVPLPESEKMVSLPPLEEMQISNPFNADAVRAMKKLTPARIGVGRAGARPKTMSLLRFLADHAVAQDAVFLDVSEEFLQRMSLMSVQSAAANKNEFLQRPELGRRLSAEAIKTISEKCEKNVQVQILIVDGLSSNAIEANIPDLLPALLQGLKSAGIKVGTPFFVRNGRVWIQDHVASIVNSDVIISLIGERPGLGTAESLSAYVIYQPDNQTVEADRTVISNIHKGGIPPAEAGAHLTDVIKQILDAKASGVKLNQQK; this is encoded by the coding sequence GTGGCGGCTGCAAATAAGGAAGTTGAGAGAGTTATTATCCAAAGTGTTATGGAAGAACTGGCCAGGAAAGGGCTGCTGTCCCAAAAGGGAAAAGACCATATGATGTCGGCGGCGATGATGGATACACCTATAGTTCCTCTCCCGGAGTCCGAGAAAATGGTTTCGTTGCCTCCACTTGAAGAAATGCAGATTTCTAACCCTTTTAATGCCGATGCGGTTAGGGCCATGAAAAAGCTGACTCCGGCCCGGATCGGGGTTGGCAGAGCCGGTGCCCGCCCTAAAACCATGTCATTGCTAAGGTTTTTGGCAGATCATGCTGTAGCACAAGATGCAGTATTCCTGGATGTTTCCGAAGAATTCCTCCAACGGATGAGTTTGATGTCTGTTCAAAGTGCTGCTGCCAATAAAAATGAATTTCTGCAAAGACCGGAGCTAGGGAGGCGTTTATCGGCGGAAGCAATAAAAACAATTTCAGAGAAGTGTGAAAAGAATGTTCAAGTTCAGATTCTGATCGTCGACGGGCTAAGTTCAAATGCCATTGAGGCCAATATTCCTGATTTATTACCTGCTTTGCTGCAGGGACTAAAATCTGCAGGAATTAAAGTAGGCACTCCTTTTTTCGTGAGGAACGGAAGAGTCTGGATACAGGATCATGTAGCCTCTATCGTTAATTCGGATGTTATTATTTCCTTGATAGGAGAGCGTCCGGGACTGGGAACTGCGGAGAGTCTCAGCGCTTACGTGATTTATCAGCCGGATAATCAGACTGTGGAGGCTGATCGTACAGTGATCTCCAATATCCACAAAGGCGGAATCCCTCCAGCTGAAGCCGGTGCCCATCTCACAGATGTTATTAAACAAATTCTTGATGCTAAAGCAAGTGGTGTTAAGCTGAACCAGCAAAAATAG
- a CDS encoding ethanolamine utilization protein EutA, with product MPESTNQRITSVGIDIGTTTTQLVISQLTIENTASGTLVPRVEITDKEVIHRSGIYFTPLIDRDLINAVEVSKIVETEYQAAGLTPEMIDTGAVIITGETAKKENAKAIIDALAGFAGDFVVATAGANLEAIFAGKGSGAALYSARRHQVVVNIDVGGGTSNYAVFHEGKAIDSSCINVGGHLIEFERNGDRITYISEPAKIALHATGQRLQVGERVTLPQLRPIVKAMASCVAEVLKTSVHSGLTNELLMTPPLRLEHPIGKVMISGGVADYVYALTGPATMAEVTAFGDFGPLLGWELKVNLEASGFVLEKPDETVRATVIGTGTQSVNLSGSTIHLQETRLPLRNVMVIFPFTSAIPETPQEIAEVVKKVILGLQVEHSEEIVAIALKGPRTMSFTDINSLAQGLLLGLEDYLYRDKPLILVIEADCGKVLGQCINASDNRPLELVCIDQLEVENCDFIDIGKPLMGGRVVPVVLKTLVFNR from the coding sequence ATGCCCGAATCGACGAATCAAAGGATCACGAGCGTGGGCATTGATATTGGAACCACAACGACCCAACTGGTGATCAGCCAATTAACCATTGAAAATACCGCCTCCGGAACCTTAGTTCCTCGTGTGGAAATCACGGATAAAGAGGTGATCCATCGCAGCGGGATTTATTTTACGCCTCTTATAGACCGGGACTTAATTAATGCGGTTGAGGTCTCGAAGATTGTGGAAACTGAATATCAGGCTGCAGGGCTGACTCCTGAGATGATTGACACAGGTGCCGTGATCATTACGGGAGAAACGGCAAAGAAAGAAAACGCTAAAGCAATTATTGATGCTTTGGCCGGATTTGCAGGTGACTTCGTCGTGGCCACTGCCGGCGCCAATTTGGAGGCGATTTTTGCAGGTAAAGGATCAGGGGCTGCCTTATATTCAGCCCGGAGGCACCAAGTTGTTGTCAATATCGACGTGGGCGGCGGAACATCTAACTATGCTGTCTTTCATGAGGGCAAGGCCATCGATTCTTCTTGTATTAATGTCGGCGGACACTTAATAGAGTTTGAACGGAACGGGGACCGGATCACTTACATTTCCGAACCGGCAAAAATTGCTTTACACGCTACAGGACAAAGGCTTCAGGTCGGAGAGCGGGTAACTCTTCCTCAGCTTCGTCCCATTGTCAAAGCGATGGCTTCATGTGTTGCAGAGGTACTTAAGACTTCTGTGCACTCTGGATTAACGAACGAACTTCTCATGACACCTCCTTTACGGTTAGAACACCCGATTGGAAAAGTGATGATTTCCGGCGGGGTAGCAGACTATGTTTATGCTTTAACCGGACCGGCAACCATGGCTGAAGTGACTGCTTTTGGAGATTTTGGACCGCTTTTGGGATGGGAGCTTAAAGTGAACTTGGAGGCATCCGGTTTTGTCTTAGAAAAGCCAGATGAGACAGTGCGAGCAACCGTCATCGGAACTGGGACTCAGTCCGTCAATCTGAGCGGCAGCACTATTCATCTTCAGGAAACTAGATTGCCGCTGCGCAATGTGATGGTTATTTTCCCTTTTACATCGGCGATTCCCGAAACGCCGCAGGAGATTGCCGAAGTTGTCAAAAAGGTTATCCTTGGACTTCAAGTGGAACACTCTGAGGAAATTGTGGCTATTGCCTTGAAAGGACCCCGAACGATGTCCTTTACAGATATCAATAGTTTGGCTCAAGGATTACTTTTGGGGCTGGAAGACTATTTATATAGAGATAAACCTCTCATTCTTGTAATCGAAGCAGATTGTGGAAAAGTCTTAGGACAGTGCATAAATGCTTCAGACAATCGCCCCCTTGAATTGGTCTGTATAGATCAGCTCGAAGTAGAAAATTGTGATTTTATTGATATTGGAAAACCTCTTATGGGGGGAAGAGTTGTGCCGGTAGTCCTAAAGACGTTAGTCTTTAATCGTTAA
- a CDS encoding methyltetrahydrofolate cobalamin methyltransferase has product MLVVGELINASRKAIGEAIKAQDAEYIKQVAKDEYEAGAHFIDVNAGVFVGKEAEYLQWLVKNVQEAVDAPCCIDSPDPKAIEAALSVHKGIAMINSISLEKERYDALVPIVAGTDLKVVALCMSDEGMPETMDARLRIAEKLIDGLVKNNVALENIYVDPLVQPVSTNSTFAVEFINSVEAIMTRFKGVHTICGLSNVSYGLPVRKFMNHAFAIMAIGKGLDALIINPLDKMMMASLVTAETLAGRDDYCVNYLKAYRNKQFDFLG; this is encoded by the coding sequence ATGTTAGTTGTCGGAGAATTAATTAATGCAAGCCGCAAGGCGATTGGAGAAGCCATCAAGGCACAAGACGCTGAATATATCAAGCAGGTGGCTAAAGATGAATATGAAGCCGGTGCCCATTTTATTGATGTCAATGCAGGTGTTTTTGTCGGAAAGGAAGCGGAATACCTCCAATGGCTAGTGAAAAATGTACAAGAAGCCGTCGACGCACCTTGTTGTATCGACAGCCCGGATCCCAAGGCTATTGAGGCTGCTTTATCTGTGCACAAAGGCATCGCAATGATTAATTCCATATCCTTGGAAAAAGAGCGCTATGATGCCTTGGTCCCTATTGTTGCAGGAACAGACTTAAAGGTTGTCGCGCTGTGTATGAGTGACGAGGGAATGCCGGAAACAATGGATGCACGGCTGAGAATTGCCGAAAAACTAATTGATGGACTCGTTAAAAACAATGTGGCCCTTGAAAACATTTATGTTGATCCCTTGGTTCAGCCGGTCTCTACTAATAGTACCTTTGCTGTTGAATTTATTAATTCCGTAGAGGCCATCATGACTCGTTTTAAAGGAGTCCATACGATTTGTGGCCTGTCAAACGTATCCTATGGTCTTCCTGTCCGTAAATTCATGAACCATGCCTTTGCAATTATGGCGATTGGCAAAGGTCTGGATGCTCTCATTATCAACCCATTGGATAAGATGATGATGGCAAGTTTGGTTACTGCTGAGACATTGGCCGGAAGAGATGACTATTGTGTCAACTATCTCAAGGCTTATCGGAATAAGCAATTTGACTTCTTAGGCTGA
- a CDS encoding ASKHA domain-containing protein: protein MEVKVLPNRVIRTNENETLMEALTRHQLPVENICNGRGTCGKCKVRITGNPSAPSAQDLEHLTEVEIKAGFRLACKVIPQEGMVIELNFVESQDRKESALLGMKVSALDPGIEKFCLTLSKPSLEDERADLDRVLDALTAITGRNYNRPSLPVLRKVSNVLRADQFVLTVTVSENEILEIEPGDTAQRLYGVAVDIGTTSVGLALYDLIAGNLLKVVSVENEQTAYGADVISRISFAKASSENALTMRNAVRRTINHLLKEIESKTGVPKNEIVKMTIVGNTTMHHLLLALDVSHLAVSPFVSVCNRPLEFSALDLGLEINSQAKVFLLPNIGSFVGGDTVGAIVGAPEVLGQGNHLLIDLGTNCELFLHTDKMMLACSTAAGPAFEGAGIAYGMRAKQGAIESVTITESGVDCKVIGEQEPIGICGSGLIEAIDEMRKAGVINKQGKISVPETADKLSNELRQRIRSVEKGREFVLAYGTDQSADVTISQKDVGELQLAKGAVCAGIKTLVEMAGISVAELDSVTLSGTFATYLKADNILNIGLVPDISPEKVKMVGNAAHVGAIRALLNHKEMDMTQELYKKIRHIELGGSAKFSNYFMNSMYLERLS from the coding sequence ATGGAAGTTAAAGTACTCCCTAACCGAGTTATTAGAACTAATGAAAATGAAACATTAATGGAAGCCCTCACTCGTCATCAGCTGCCGGTCGAGAATATTTGCAATGGTCGCGGGACCTGCGGTAAGTGTAAAGTTCGAATCACTGGCAATCCATCCGCACCAAGTGCCCAGGATTTAGAGCATCTCACTGAGGTAGAAATTAAGGCAGGATTTCGCCTGGCTTGCAAGGTGATTCCCCAAGAGGGAATGGTTATCGAACTGAATTTTGTAGAAAGTCAGGATCGCAAAGAAAGCGCCCTTTTAGGGATGAAAGTTTCAGCGTTAGACCCTGGAATTGAAAAATTTTGTCTGACTCTCAGCAAGCCTTCACTAGAGGATGAGAGAGCAGACTTGGATCGTGTTCTGGATGCTCTGACTGCCATCACGGGCAGGAATTATAATCGCCCGAGTTTGCCTGTCCTGAGAAAGGTATCCAACGTTTTGCGTGCGGATCAATTTGTTCTTACTGTAACTGTTTCTGAAAATGAGATTTTGGAGATCGAACCAGGAGATACTGCGCAGAGATTGTATGGGGTTGCAGTGGATATCGGGACAACCAGTGTAGGGCTGGCCTTATATGATTTGATCGCCGGTAACCTGCTCAAGGTTGTTTCCGTTGAGAATGAGCAGACTGCTTATGGTGCGGACGTAATTTCCCGGATTTCATTTGCAAAAGCAAGCTCGGAAAATGCTTTGACAATGCGCAATGCGGTTAGGAGAACCATTAATCACTTATTAAAAGAAATCGAGTCCAAAACCGGTGTGCCTAAAAACGAGATTGTTAAAATGACCATTGTAGGCAACACTACCATGCATCACCTGTTACTCGCCTTGGATGTGTCTCATCTGGCGGTATCGCCCTTTGTCTCCGTTTGCAACAGACCGTTGGAATTCTCAGCGTTGGATTTAGGGCTGGAGATCAATTCCCAGGCTAAAGTTTTCCTGCTGCCAAATATCGGCAGCTTTGTCGGGGGGGATACCGTCGGGGCTATAGTCGGAGCGCCTGAGGTTCTGGGACAAGGAAATCATTTGCTCATTGATTTAGGTACTAATTGTGAACTGTTCCTGCATACAGATAAGATGATGCTGGCTTGTTCCACAGCGGCCGGACCGGCCTTTGAAGGGGCGGGGATAGCCTATGGCATGAGAGCGAAACAGGGAGCCATTGAAAGTGTAACCATCACAGAAAGCGGTGTTGACTGTAAAGTTATCGGCGAGCAGGAGCCAATTGGAATTTGCGGGTCCGGTCTGATTGAAGCCATCGATGAGATGCGTAAGGCTGGGGTCATTAATAAACAAGGAAAAATAAGTGTTCCGGAAACAGCAGACAAACTTTCCAATGAACTTCGCCAACGGATACGATCTGTCGAAAAGGGTCGTGAATTTGTCTTAGCTTATGGAACGGATCAAAGCGCGGATGTGACCATTAGTCAAAAAGATGTCGGGGAATTGCAGTTGGCTAAAGGAGCAGTCTGTGCCGGGATTAAAACCTTAGTAGAGATGGCTGGCATCAGCGTTGCGGAACTCGATTCGGTCACTTTATCGGGAACCTTTGCAACCTATCTCAAGGCTGACAACATCTTGAACATTGGTTTGGTACCGGATATTTCTCCGGAAAAAGTTAAGATGGTAGGAAATGCTGCTCATGTTGGAGCCATACGGGCCCTCCTGAATCACAAGGAAATGGATATGACCCAAGAATTGTATAAGAAAATTCGTCACATTGAACTTGGGGGGAGTGCTAAATTCTCCAATTATTTCATGAATAGCATGTACCTGGAGCGATTAAGTTAA
- a CDS encoding methylenetetrahydrofolate reductase C-terminal domain-containing protein yields MENKFKESLLDKNTLSVTWELVPGRGANEKAQQTAIASAEQAAKGGRIHALTITDNPGGNPAILADYLGMEILKLGIEPLVHFTCKDKNRNQMESQLYALDRAKVRNLLVMTGDYTYSGFKGRPKPVFDLDPSNTLQLITEMNKGLEVPGMKGPTYHAPSDFFAGAAVSPFKSTEAEQMIQYYKLKKKIQGGAQFIVTQLGYDARKCHEVLQFLKVNKLDVPVVGNIYVLPYGAANVMNQNKLPGCVVTDKLLAELNEEKTAADKGVGQRMLRAAKMYAFMKGMGFAGVHIGGHNLKYEQVEYIIDKGEELSANWQDYIKEFDYPQNNGFYYFEKDEKTGLNTDRPANRKGRPLDAPAGAMNSLMRGMHSLMFTPNKKLFPVLRSMYHAAEGKKKAEKRLHAVEHIAKVVMLDCKDCGDCAILDIGYLCPMSQCPKNQRNGACGGSLDGWCEVFPKEKKCVWVRAYARLKKYGEEHTLDVPPVPPANWDLYQTSSWSNFYLGKDHSAPILGIKRPESKIKK; encoded by the coding sequence ATGGAAAATAAATTCAAAGAATCGCTGCTTGACAAGAACACCCTATCTGTGACCTGGGAACTTGTACCTGGAAGAGGTGCCAATGAAAAAGCCCAGCAAACCGCGATTGCCTCGGCGGAACAAGCTGCTAAAGGCGGCAGGATTCATGCACTTACCATCACGGATAATCCCGGGGGTAACCCGGCTATTCTGGCGGATTATTTGGGAATGGAAATCCTCAAATTGGGGATTGAACCATTAGTGCATTTTACATGTAAAGATAAAAACCGCAACCAAATGGAGAGTCAGCTCTATGCCTTAGATCGTGCAAAGGTTCGTAATCTTCTGGTTATGACGGGAGACTATACCTATTCCGGATTCAAGGGACGTCCCAAGCCGGTTTTTGACCTTGACCCCTCTAACACTCTGCAATTAATAACAGAGATGAATAAGGGTTTGGAAGTGCCGGGTATGAAGGGACCTACTTATCACGCACCCAGTGATTTTTTTGCAGGCGCGGCTGTTTCCCCCTTCAAATCCACAGAGGCCGAGCAAATGATCCAGTACTATAAGCTGAAAAAGAAAATCCAAGGCGGCGCGCAATTTATCGTTACCCAACTCGGTTATGATGCACGTAAATGTCACGAAGTTCTCCAGTTCCTGAAAGTTAACAAACTTGATGTTCCAGTTGTCGGAAATATCTATGTTCTCCCCTATGGTGCTGCTAATGTTATGAACCAAAATAAGCTGCCTGGTTGTGTTGTCACTGACAAGCTGTTAGCAGAACTTAATGAAGAAAAGACTGCCGCCGACAAAGGGGTCGGTCAGCGGATGCTGAGAGCTGCTAAAATGTATGCCTTTATGAAAGGCATGGGTTTTGCAGGTGTGCATATCGGCGGGCATAATCTTAAATACGAGCAAGTGGAATACATCATTGATAAAGGAGAAGAACTCAGCGCGAATTGGCAGGATTACATTAAGGAGTTTGATTATCCTCAAAACAATGGTTTCTATTACTTTGAAAAGGATGAAAAGACCGGCCTGAATACAGACCGGCCAGCCAACCGCAAGGGTCGGCCCTTAGATGCTCCTGCAGGTGCAATGAACTCGCTGATGAGAGGGATGCACAGTTTAATGTTTACACCTAACAAGAAGCTCTTCCCTGTATTGCGCAGTATGTATCATGCCGCGGAAGGCAAGAAAAAAGCAGAGAAGAGACTTCACGCAGTTGAGCATATTGCCAAAGTTGTCATGCTCGATTGCAAGGATTGCGGTGATTGCGCTATTTTGGATATAGGTTATCTTTGCCCAATGTCACAATGCCCTAAAAATCAACGTAATGGAGCCTGTGGCGGAAGCTTGGATGGCTGGTGTGAAGTTTTCCCGAAAGAGAAGAAATGCGTTTGGGTTAGAGCGTATGCAAGGCTTAAAAAGTATGGGGAAGAGCACACTCTAGATGTTCCTCCGGTACCGCCCGCTAACTGGGATTTATATCAGACTTCCTCATGGTCTAATTTCTACTTAGGAAAAGACCACTCAGCGCCTATTTTAGGGATCAAACGTCCGGAGAGCAAGATCAAGAAGTAA
- a CDS encoding DUF6951 family protein, with amino-acid sequence MATGVIKAGICGFTINVKAVAGDNHKVKLEITSDCPNYQKIANELDEIDAFQEIFQKLHMGKVYEAFAKHSPHPSCPGVSGIMKTIEVAAGLALAQNASIEITKE; translated from the coding sequence ATGGCGACAGGGGTAATCAAGGCCGGGATATGCGGCTTCACCATTAATGTGAAAGCCGTAGCCGGTGATAACCATAAAGTAAAATTGGAAATAACAAGTGATTGTCCGAATTACCAAAAAATAGCTAACGAATTAGATGAAATAGATGCCTTCCAAGAGATTTTTCAGAAACTTCATATGGGGAAAGTGTATGAAGCCTTCGCCAAGCACAGCCCGCATCCAAGTTGCCCGGGAGTTTCCGGGATCATGAAAACGATTGAAGTTGCGGCTGGGTTAGCACTGGCTCAAAATGCAAGTATCGAAATAACCAAGGAATAA
- a CDS encoding Uma2 family endonuclease, which yields MSKSALTQREHYNYTDYLSWVNGKRCELIDGIPVDMAPAPSRMHQKVLGDLYNQFYNFLKNKPCEVYIAPFDVRLPNSGEQDETSSTVVQPDLVVVCDPEKLDDRGCKGVPDLVIEVLSPETAKKDLSIKLHLYERTGVSQYWIVHPVDKTVMVFMLDERNQYSKPSVFGAGEQIRVEQLNSLVIDLATVFK from the coding sequence ATGAGTAAATCGGCCTTGACTCAAAGGGAGCATTATAATTATACGGATTACTTGTCCTGGGTTAATGGAAAACGCTGCGAGTTGATTGACGGTATTCCTGTGGATATGGCACCGGCACCTTCCCGCATGCACCAAAAGGTTTTGGGGGATCTCTATAACCAGTTCTACAATTTTCTAAAGAATAAACCTTGTGAAGTTTACATCGCTCCTTTCGATGTGCGATTGCCAAACTCAGGAGAACAAGACGAGACTTCCAGTACCGTCGTTCAACCCGATCTGGTAGTGGTCTGTGACCCTGAAAAATTGGACGACCGAGGGTGTAAAGGGGTTCCTGATTTAGTCATCGAGGTATTGTCGCCGGAAACAGCGAAAAAGGATCTTTCGATAAAATTGCACCTTTACGAGCGGACCGGTGTATCGCAATACTGGATTGTCCATCCGGTAGATAAAACGGTCATGGTTTTCATGCTGGATGAACGGAATCAGTACAGCAAGCCTAGTGTTTTTGGCGCAGGTGAACAAATAAGGGTCGAACAGCTTAATAGCTTAGTAATAGACTTAGCCACTGTTTTTAAGTAA